The Oncorhynchus masou masou isolate Uvic2021 chromosome 2, UVic_Omas_1.1, whole genome shotgun sequence genomic sequence CATTTCGGCTGGTTATCACATTTGttcagctccagaggcagttgaaTGTAGAGCAAAACAATACCCTGGACTTCAGATCTCTCAGCTTGGCCAAGACGTGACTTGCAATCCATCCGTTGGACTGATTTGTCAAAACAATATGCAAGGTCTTCAGCAAAAGTGCTTTGATTATGAGATTCGAGTGAAATGTTGTCAATGTGGAACCACAACACAcatcccaaccaccaccacaacaacgaCAGGTCCTCAGATCACTACTCCTACACCCACTACTACAACCTCAACATCGACAGCTCCacctacaacaaaaacaacaactctgCCTCCCACCACTACTATTATTCCTACAACTCATTTTTTTGTAACAACTGGTGAAACAGCGAAACCATCGATTCCAGTCACATTACCCCTTCATTGTTCTATTTGCCATTTCAATCATACTGATTTCCTCATTGGTAAGTTTTACTTTTCACCTTTCCAAGTTTTAAACCTTTTGTACTATTAGTTCAGCTATTGGTGATGTTCAATTTGTATGTGGAAAACTTGCTTTATGATTTCACCTCAAATTACTTTCAGGCTCAATTGTTTATAATATCTCTGACCatgatggatggtgctacatTGGTCTCTGCAACAAGACTTGTGAAGTAGAAACACATTTGACCAGCTGTGGTACATCAACTACCCCAGTTACTCCTACTTCACCAACCACTTCACAGCTCCCAACAACAACAGTTCCACATGTAACATATCCATCTGAGAAGAACTGTGTCCATGACCATCCTCCAAGACAGGTTTTACTCTGCTATAGATAATAACTTTTGTTCCATAGGAATTATTATTTACAAAGGGATGATTACATTACAAAAATAATTGAATGATTTTATAGACATTTCCTGTCGGCCTAATATATTTCTGTGTTTGTAGAATGGTGAAAGCTGGAAACATAACCAATGCACCAACGGAACATGCGCCAATGGGAAAGTTAGTTATGAGCATGTACATTGTGAGACTCCGAAGCCTATAGCATGTGAAAATAACTATCCTCCAATCCAAGTGTTTGACGAATCTGGATGCTGTTTCCACTATGAGTGTCAATGTAAGTTTACCACCTCCCACCCCAAAAATAGAGATGTTTATTCTTTGTGTCACAGAATCCACTTTAGCCATTGATTTTAGTTCAAAATGATTCTTACTATTTGACTTGTTTAGGTTTATCTAATAGTTACCAGCAGTAAATGTATATGAATGTCTAACATTGGAAAACATTCAGCACAGCACCATTAATGTAGCATAAAACACTCCACATCCGTGTCCTTTTAAATGCTAATCATTCTCTTCTTACTAAGGTATCTGCTATGGTTGGGGAGACCCTCACTATGTCACCTTTGATGGAACATACTATGGCTTCCAAGGAAATTGTTCTTACGTCTTGGTCAAAGAAATCCTGCCAAAGTACAACTTCAGTGTTGTAATCGACAATTACTATTGTGATGCCCCAGATGGACTTTCCTGTCCTCAGTCTCTGACAATTTATTATCAATCTTACAAGATATTCATGACCAAGAAGGACGTTGATGGAGTTTTCACAAGTCTGGTAATTCAAATATCTCAAATACTGTATGTTCAAGAGATTTTCAGTCATTTTTTCGTTTAAGAGGGATTAGTTTTGAGTTTAGCTTAGATATTGATTagcttccatttaagattgataTACTTCCTTTATGTATTAGATATAGGATACAGTTCTAGAATACTATTGGGTATAAAAATATTGAATTATTGTAACCATTTTGTCCATCTCTTAATATTTTTGTCCTAGATTTATGTAAACCAGAAACGCATCATCCCAGCATATGAGACCAAGGACTTCCGCATCACAGACAACGGAATTGAGACCCTTTTAGTCATACCAGCAATTAATGCCAAGGTGTCTTTCACTGGTCTTATGTTTAGCATATACCTGCCCTGGGACAAGTTCAGTGGCAACACTGAGGGACAGTGTGGTGAGTACAGGTGTTTTATGGTCACTTTGTTACGATGATTACCCCATGATGTCTCATTGTCTAACAATGGTTTTCAATCGTATTCAGGTACATGTGACAACAACCGGACAGATGACTGCCGCTTGCCAAATGGGACTATCGATTCATCTTGTCCTGACATGGCACACCAATGGCATGTTGCTGACCACAATAACAGTCAgtgcacaccaccaccaccagagccgataccaacaccaccaccaggctGTGATCCACCCATTTGTCATCTCATTCAAAGCAAGTAAGTAGCCATTAGTATTTACAGTAAACCTAGCTCTTCTGTAGGATCGATAACCTCCCAATCATAATAATCTCAGTGCCAACAGTAACTTGACATACTAAAACACAACAATCATTTGACAAAGCCTGATGACAAAACAAAGTGAAGTATCATATTTAAGTATCCTCTCTAACTGAAGCGTGACATCTTTTCTAGGGTCTTTGAGAGTTGCCATAAGATAATCCCCTACGAGCCATTCCTTGTGGCATGTATCTTTGATGCGTGTTATATGGATAATGTTACCATTGGCTGCACCAGCTTGCAGACCTATGCTGATGCATGTGCACAAGCAGGAGTCTGTATTGAGTGGAGAAATTATACAAATGGACAATGTGGTAAGTAGGTCACTCCTCAAGACCATAAAGCTCAGATAGCCTCTATGATGTTGCTTATTGGTTATTAACCTTTTTATCTCCCCCGCTACAGACTTCACATGTGAGAAACCCAAGGTTTATAAAGCCTGCGGTCCACAAGTTGAACCAACCTGTAATGCCTGGTATGTATAATGCTGTTGTTGTTCAGTGGATGGGTATAATGATGGGCAAAAGTCTCTCAGCTATTGAATAATGTTTTGAATATCTCTGCAGGTACAATTTCAAATTCATCCAGACTCAAAATGAGTTCAGTGTGATGGGAGATATACAATTGGAGGGATGTTATTGTCCCCCTGGGACCACTCTTATGAGTTCCAGCTCAAACTACTGTATCCCCAGCTGTGGTAAGAATGGTCAAATAACAGCATTGTATAATGAAGGTGTGGTGACTTACTGTATGGTGCTGTGATAGTAGCTACATCCTGCTGACCTTCACTTTGGGAAGCACAAAGTGTTAATTGTTCGTTGCTACTCTAGTGGTCTTTTGAAAGCTGGTTCAGCTTATTGTATAACAAACCAAATATATCCACAGCATTTTTCACAGATACTTCAATTTTGCGGGTTTTAGTTTATTTTGATTGATATTGATTTCATCAAGTGCTTCCGATATATAAATGCATTATCAAAATGAAGttgtggaatgtatttcaattacttagtttttgtaatgtatttttttctctttGGTTCATTAGATATTTGCCCATTGCCAAATGGAGAATGGAAAGAGGTAAAATTGTCTTTGAATTTCACCCACAGGTTTAAGCAGGGAAGAGAAACTATTAATTTCTGATATACACATTAACTTAAGGATCGGCGTCCCATCAatgggacagttgtaaatcatgcagcgcgTTATGTCAAgatcgcagattttagagaaacaacaaacgTCGGTaaatataagtgtcttatatcggctgaaagcttaaattcctgttaatataactgcactgtccactttacagtagctattactgcaaAAACAAtgacatgctattgtttgaggagagctcctaacaacaaaacaatTTTTTCACTgtgataggtttgataaattcacctctgaaggtaaaatGTATACTTATATTCTGAAATGTTGCTCTGATTTActatccaaagggtcccagagataacacgAAGTGTTGTTTTGTTTAATAAAATCCCTTTTCctatcctaaaaaggtccatatagcacgcacaatctattttgtatttccactcgttcaatttgcaaagaaaggaatctgtgaaaatctcacCTTAAACGTTGTTTCAACGAGTCAAATCACATTCGtatgtattcctcagagatcctagaaggaaACAAGACTTCACTATAtaattaggggtgtagtatatcctatagaacaccatatttggtcagagagcgacgcCTTCATGGCACGCCGATGACTCGGGCGGCCATCACTTGAACAACtgtatctttgtcaaataagcaccagtcggggtcaaacaaagctagctagatagccaatgagctgggcttaaCGGGAGTATCCGGAAACCATGTATATGTAGTAAACTGTAGCTACAAACCTTGCACGACAGCATGCCTTTTTAATTTTTAACAaaaatttccacaaacttcaaagtgtttccgttcaaatggtaccaagaatatgcatatccttgcttcagtgactgagctacaggcagttagatttgagtatGTAATATAgacgaaaattgaaaaaaaaaaaaggtcaTGTAGCTTGTATTTCACTTTTGGCAATCATGTATAGTAATGTATGCAATAATaagaattataataataataatgtattacaATTCTATAGTGCTTTCATAAAACCTTAAAGCACTTCAGTAATTACTAATTCCACACACTGAATGATTGAACATTGTACTGGTAGTGTCCATACAAACCTTAGTGTACTTAAATTGTTCCTCATTGCAGGCTAATGAAACCTGGGTGAGCAACtgccaggagtgtgtgtgtgacccgtACAGTCTGGAAATCCAGTGCCAGCCTATGGCATGCCAACATCAGCCTCCTCTCACCTGTGATCAGGAGGGCCAAGTTAAGGTCGTAGAAACCGTTGACTGTTGTCAAAAGGACAAATGCGGTGAGTGACTTGTTTGGATAATGTGCTTTATATCTGGGCTTTATAACATCTCGGTAAAAACGTTAACATTTTCGGTGATTACCTAATATATCCAACCACTGTGGCCATTCGCATAGTTTTTAAAACAATCGTTTTTTCTTTCCAAACAGAGTGTGATGTCACACGATGCTCTACTTCCAAGATAACTTGCCCAGTCGGATTCGAGACAGAGGCAACTATGGGAGTCTGCTGCCTAACTTATCAATGCGGTGAGTTTGCGTctgcatgtgtttgagtgtgcGTGTACAGTATTTGTCCATATCCTAGAAATCCCAACATGTTAGTTGCATTATTGAATGATTATCCATGTTCTTTGCCCCACAGTGCCAAAGGATGTCTGTGTGTTTAACAACACTGAATATCAGGTGAGAATGCATTCTATGCTATTTTCATTTTGGCCAGTCCCACCACTTCTAAATGATCAACTTAATAAAAGAGTACAACATTAGTTTTACTTGCATACATTAATTAAAAAACAAGTTAAACTATGCAAATTCCTCCTTTAAGCAGGGTGCTAACAATGTCTTTTGGTCAATCCATTTATGAGATTAGATAGGACAAAAAAAGTGCCTCAATTCATAGACTTTCGATAGAAATATTATATTTTCTCATTCCAGCCTGGTGCCAATGTTCCTGAGGACAAGTGTAAGaattgtgtgtgtggtgacagtgtAGATGCCCAAAGCCATCTACATATCATTGAGTGTCATCCTACTGAATGTGACACTCACTGCCAGCAGGTAAGTGATCTCCATTGACACATTGACACCCTTTGGCCTCATTATGTAATTCAACATACTTAGTGTAATGGGAGTTCTTATCCATGTCAAAATATTATAATAACACTGATTCCTCTGTGTCCACTATTGGACTACTTCTGGATAAGTGTAATTACTAGTGAGGATCACACATTGATCACACATTGGTATAAGAGAGATCATGTGCACATCATAAAGGTTTtctcctctctggtctgtcttcttCCTTTCAGGGCTATGATCATCAAGCCGTCCCTGGGCAGTGTTGTGGGAAGTGTGTACAGACAAGCTGTGTGGTTATGCTGCCAgataacaccacacacactattCAGGTAAAATAGCATCAAGACGCATTATTTATCTCTCACAGATTCTcaaattgtattattttatttttttacaattcgTAAAACATATCAGTCCTATTTCACTTGATTATTTAAAAACATCAACATGTAATTTTACAGTAGCAATAAAGTTTTATGCAAAATAACTATCTTAGCAATGATACAGTATATCGTATATAATTTGAAGAATATCCTGTTGATATCTTTCATATTCTCACCTCTACAGCCTGGTTCCGTCTGGATACCATCGGGAGACAAGTGTCTCAAGTATGAGTGCGTAAAGATTCAGGACCAACTCATCCCAATCGAGGCTAAGACTGTGTGCCCTGTCTTCCAACCAGAAGACTGCGTACCCGTGAGTTACAATAACCATCTGGCAAATTATCTGGGTCCGGATAACTGGCCCATTTAAAAACAACTGGACAATGTGCAAAATCATATTCGTGAAATAAAGTTTAAACATGCCCAGTCACTCAGACCAAGGCCTGTTGCTTAATATAGTATGCCTAATGTGTATTTATGTGAGGTTATTGACACCTGTTGCTTAAAGTGAACAATGCAAGAACACTGCACTGAAAAACATGTGGAGACAGTTTGGTAAATGCTACGTCAGTGACTtaaaaatgttcttgttttttcttgcattttcttgtttttaaggGAACTGAAGTCATTGCTCCAGATGGTTGCTGCCATGTCTGTGAGTGTCTTTTTAACACCATCCTTTTTGATAGACATTTGTAAATCATTCTTGCCCTTTATCAGGCATTGGGGAAAGTGTGTTAGCTATTGCCATGGTCCTCAGGATGATTAACGTTAATTCATTTGAAAGTGTCACTTTTGTGTGCAGGTATTCCAATAACTAAGCCATGCAACGTGACAAAGAGCAAAGTGTACCTGGACAGCAATGGCTGCAAGTCTGCAAACAAGGTGGAAGTGACAACATGCAGTGGATCCTGTGTCACCTACGCCATGTGAGTATTTTGATCATTCCTGAAATATttcaggaacactaacacattaTTCCTCCCAATAAAACAGAATTGGTCTGCCTGTCTAAATGCAAACTACAAATTATATTTTCACTAATATGTTATGTGACAATGCCTGTGTTTAcaaaggcagcccaattctgatatttttcccaattattggcaaaagagctcatctgattggtcaaaagatcagAATGAGGtagcctgtgtaaacgcagccaatgTTATATAATTACAACTGCTACCATCATTACttccacataatgacatcatctCTCCTTTAC encodes the following:
- the LOC135552847 gene encoding mucin-2-like, encoding MWNHNTHPNHHHNNDRSSHHYSYTHYYNLNIDSSTYNKNNNSDSQPYSAIGDVQFNGESWKHNQCTNGTCANGKVSYEHVHCETPKPIACENNYPPIQVFDESGCCFHYECQCICYGWGDPHYVTFDGTYYGFQGNCSYVLVKEILPKYNFSVVIDNYYCDAPDGLSCPQSLTIYYQSYKIFMTKKDVDGVFTSLIYVNQKRIIPAYETKDFRITDNGIETLLVIPAINAKVSFTGLMFSIYLPWDKFSGNTEGQCGTCDNNRTDDCRLPNGTIDSSCPDMAHQWHVADHNNSQCTPPPPEPIPTPPPGCDPPICHLIQSKVFESCHKIIPYEPFLVACIFDACYMDNVTIGCTSLQTYADAYFTCEKPKVYKACGPQVEPTCNAWYNFKFIQTQNEFSVMGDIQLEGCYCPPGTTLMSSSSNYCIPSCVPKDVCVFNNTEYQPGSVWIPSGDKCLKYECVKIQDQLIPIEAKTVCPVFQPEDCVPGTEVIAPDGCCHVCIPITKPCNVTKSKVYLDSNGCKSANKVEVTTCSGSCVTYAMYSLEANMMERSCTCCREESTTKKEVEMICPDGSKFNHSYIHINKCGCQRTECVTPEETQVTRSRRRRR